Proteins from one Methanophagales archaeon genomic window:
- a CDS encoding ABC transporter ATP-binding protein gives MTLLEITSLKTWFPTRDGIVKAVNAVDLKIEEKEKLGLIGETGSGKSILGMSIIRLFHSSVKINIEGKIVYKGKDLLRLSKEEIRKIRGKEIAMILQNPTTSLNPVLKVGDQIAEAIRLHQRLDKRTAREKAVEMLKAVKIPYPDKMANKYPHEFSGGMKERAMIAMGLACDPSLIIADEPTKGLDVTIKMQVVKLLREVTKQRSMLFITHDLGVAAEICDNIAVMYAGELVEYAKTEDIFKNPLHPYTQGFLNSLPERGLKPIRGMSPSLINLPDGCRFHPRCDYATGICKTMHPEMVEIENGHFVRCLLYD, from the coding sequence ATGACACTATTAGAAATAACAAGTCTAAAGACATGGTTCCCAACCAGGGACGGGATTGTAAAAGCCGTGAATGCTGTTGACCTCAAGATAGAAGAAAAAGAGAAATTGGGATTAATAGGCGAAACAGGCAGTGGTAAAAGTATTTTGGGAATGTCCATAATACGTCTGTTTCACTCATCCGTAAAGATAAATATAGAAGGTAAAATCGTGTATAAAGGCAAAGACCTTCTAAGGCTGAGCAAAGAAGAAATAAGGAAGATAAGGGGTAAGGAAATCGCTATGATACTCCAGAACCCAACAACATCATTGAATCCCGTTTTAAAAGTGGGTGACCAGATAGCAGAAGCGATTCGATTGCATCAAAGATTGGATAAAAGAACTGCGAGAGAAAAAGCAGTAGAAATGCTCAAAGCGGTAAAAATACCTTATCCGGATAAAATGGCAAATAAATATCCACATGAGTTCAGTGGAGGAATGAAGGAAAGGGCAATGATCGCAATGGGACTTGCATGCGACCCCTCGTTGATTATCGCAGATGAACCGACAAAGGGGCTGGACGTTACGATAAAAATGCAGGTAGTGAAGCTCCTAAGAGAAGTAACAAAGCAAAGGTCTATGCTGTTTATAACGCATGATTTAGGAGTCGCAGCAGAGATTTGCGATAATATCGCAGTGATGTATGCGGGTGAACTCGTTGAATATGCAAAAACAGAGGATATATTCAAGAATCCACTGCATCCTTATACGCAGGGCTTTCTCAATTCACTACCAGAAAGGGGATTAAAACCGATAAGGGGCATGAGTCCTTCTTTAATTAACCTTCCAGACGGATGCCGGTTCCATCCACGATGTGACTATGCCACAGGGATATGTAAAACCATGCACCCAGAAATGGTAGAAATAGAAAATGGACATTTTGTGAGGTGCTTGCTATATGATTGA
- a CDS encoding ABC transporter permease codes for MTEIKDLNRFWNAYKESRLGLIGLVILLFFVTLAVFAPYIAPYDPHEMFKPMEHPGSDHLLGTNDIGQDILSELIYGARVSLFIAFFVSVVSGIIGTAFGLLSGYFEMFGFFLMRIVDAFLAIPRLPLIIVIAAFMRPSIWNLIFIFIILGWPITTRIIRSEVLSLRTRNYVEAARMVGAPDTYILMKHILPNVFPLLVVRLIIEAGHVIIAESSLSFLGLGDPVVKSWGMILHYAFVYPTIFISDLWMWWMLPAGLCITLTILSLTFIGYALEELVNPRLRGMTRI; via the coding sequence ATGACTGAAATAAAGGATTTAAATCGTTTCTGGAATGCGTATAAAGAGAGTAGGCTTGGATTGATTGGACTTGTGATACTGCTCTTCTTTGTGACGTTGGCGGTCTTTGCACCTTATATCGCTCCCTACGACCCGCATGAGATGTTTAAACCCATGGAACATCCGGGTTCTGACCATCTGCTTGGCACAAATGATATAGGTCAGGATATACTGAGCGAACTTATATACGGTGCAAGGGTCTCTTTATTCATTGCGTTCTTCGTATCGGTCGTCTCGGGTATTATAGGGACAGCATTCGGTCTTCTTTCCGGCTACTTTGAAATGTTTGGTTTTTTCCTTATGCGGATTGTTGATGCGTTCCTTGCAATTCCGAGACTGCCATTGATAATAGTAATTGCAGCATTCATGCGACCCAGCATCTGGAACCTCATATTCATTTTCATTATACTCGGGTGGCCCATAACCACGCGAATTATACGCTCCGAGGTGCTGTCGCTAAGAACAAGGAATTATGTAGAAGCAGCGAGAATGGTCGGAGCGCCGGACACGTATATTTTAATGAAGCATATCCTGCCAAATGTATTTCCTCTGCTCGTTGTGCGATTGATTATAGAAGCAGGCCACGTAATAATTGCAGAATCGAGCTTGAGTTTCCTTGGCCTGGGGGACCCGGTTGTAAAGAGTTGGGGCATGATTCTCCATTATGCTTTTGTGTATCCCACCATATTCATATCAGACTTATGGATGTGGTGGATGCTACCAGCGGGATTGTGCATTACGTTGACGATACTTTCACTCACGTTCATTGGTTATGCGCTGGAGGAACTGGTGAATCCGAGGTTGAGAGGTATGACGCGAATATGA
- a CDS encoding ABC transporter permease: MHRITKITGYVAIILVVLSFNFFLPRLMPGDPLSFLTGAPGMDMPIVLDEETRAKLLTYYGLDKPLSQQFYDYMLGILHGDLGWSIYHNAPVSDILIGALKWTFLLVGTSTALYMVLGILLGAISAWNRGGKSDVGLLVSLLSIGSFPPFFLGMLFIILFSVKLNLFPAFGAQTPFMEYSSLLEEASDILYHLFLPVTTLVISHIGGVYLLMRNSMLNVIGEDYILTARAKGMAEWYIMHKHATKNALLPIITMIALRTGFMIGGTILVETVFAYPGVGRLLFDAVMYRDYPLLQGAFLIITLVIIAANFVADMVYVQLDPRLRHD, encoded by the coding sequence ATGCACCGGATTACAAAAATAACGGGTTACGTCGCCATAATCCTTGTTGTTCTCTCTTTCAACTTCTTTTTACCAAGACTAATGCCCGGCGACCCATTATCATTTCTAACCGGTGCCCCTGGTATGGATATGCCCATCGTGCTGGATGAAGAGACGAGGGCAAAACTGCTCACATATTACGGACTTGACAAACCGCTCAGCCAACAATTCTACGACTATATGCTTGGTATTCTGCATGGCGACCTCGGGTGGTCAATATATCACAATGCTCCCGTATCAGACATATTGATTGGAGCACTGAAATGGACGTTTCTTCTCGTTGGAACATCAACAGCACTTTATATGGTGCTGGGCATCCTGCTGGGCGCTATATCTGCATGGAATAGGGGTGGGAAAAGCGATGTCGGACTGCTCGTGTCACTTCTTTCTATCGGGTCTTTTCCTCCGTTCTTCCTTGGTATGCTTTTCATCATTTTATTTAGCGTAAAGCTCAATTTATTCCCGGCTTTCGGTGCACAAACACCGTTTATGGAGTATTCGTCGCTTCTTGAAGAAGCCTCTGACATATTATATCACCTGTTCTTACCTGTGACAACGCTTGTGATCTCCCATATCGGTGGTGTGTATCTCCTGATGCGGAATTCAATGCTAAATGTGATAGGAGAGGATTATATACTTACTGCGAGGGCGAAAGGCATGGCGGAGTGGTATATTATGCATAAGCATGCGACGAAGAACGCATTGCTTCCAATTATCACGATGATTGCACTTAGAACGGGTTTTATGATAGGTGGAACGATACTCGTTGAGACCGTGTTCGCATATCCGGGAGTTGGGAGGCTGCTTTTTGATGCAGTAATGTATCGTGATTATCCATTATTGCAGGGTGCATTTCTGATTATCACGCTTGTTATTATTGCAGCGAATTTCGTTGCAGACATGGTCTATGTGCAGCTGGATCCGAGGTTGAGACATGACTGA